In one window of Kitasatospora sp. MMS16-BH015 DNA:
- the grpE gene encoding nucleotide exchange factor GrpE, whose amino-acid sequence MTEKPQGDKPGDDSAEEAVLKAAEEAVSGGAAEELAAAQREVTERTADLQRLQAEYQNYRKRVERDRLTVREIAVSNILEALIPVLDDIGRAREHGEVTGGFKSVSDNLETVVAKLGLQQFGKEGEPFDPTLHEALMHSYSSDVTEDTCVQILQPGYRIGERVIRPAMVAVAEPQPGAASSDAEKPAKPSGDKADGSAES is encoded by the coding sequence ATGACGGAGAAGCCGCAGGGCGACAAGCCCGGCGACGACTCCGCCGAGGAGGCCGTCCTGAAGGCCGCCGAGGAGGCGGTCTCGGGCGGCGCCGCGGAGGAGCTCGCCGCAGCGCAGCGCGAGGTCACCGAGCGCACGGCCGACCTGCAGCGGCTCCAGGCCGAGTACCAGAACTACCGCAAGCGGGTCGAGCGCGACCGGCTGACGGTGCGCGAGATCGCGGTCTCCAACATCCTGGAGGCCCTGATCCCGGTGCTGGACGACATCGGCCGGGCCCGTGAGCACGGCGAGGTCACCGGTGGCTTCAAGTCCGTCTCCGACAACCTGGAGACGGTGGTCGCCAAGCTGGGCCTGCAGCAGTTCGGCAAGGAGGGCGAGCCCTTCGACCCGACGCTGCACGAGGCGCTGATGCACAGCTACTCCTCGGACGTCACCGAGGACACCTGTGTCCAGATCCTCCAGCCGGGCTACCGGATCGGCGAGCGGGTCATCCGCCCGGCGATGGTGGCCGTGGCCGAGCCCCAGCCGGGCGCCGCGTCCTCGGACGCGGAGAAGCCCGCCAAGCCCTCGGGCGACAAGGCTGACGGCTCCGCCGAAAGCTGA
- the dnaJ gene encoding molecular chaperone DnaJ, whose amino-acid sequence MSAKDYVEKDYYKVLGVPKDATTAEIKKTYRKLAREFHPDANKGDAKAEDRFKDISEAYDVLSDDKRRKEYDEARSLFGSGGFRSGGPGGGASFDFGDLFSGSAQGGSGGIGDVFGGLFNRGGRQAQPRRGADVETEVTLSFEEAVDGATVPLRMTSQAPCKVCAGTGAKAGTTPRVCPTCVGAGTVSRGQGAFALSEPCRDCKGRGMLVDDPCTECHGSGRASSARTMQVRIPAGVQADQRIRLKGKGAQGERGGQPGDLYVTVHVDPHPVFGRKGDNLTVTVPVSFPEAALGGTIEVPTLAGPSVKLRLPAGSANGLTLRARGKGATRKDGTRGDLLVTVEVAVPKSVEGDALTALEQYREATASDDPRADLFRAAEGA is encoded by the coding sequence ATGAGTGCCAAGGACTACGTGGAGAAGGACTACTACAAGGTCCTGGGTGTGCCGAAGGACGCCACCACCGCCGAGATCAAGAAGACGTACCGGAAGCTGGCCCGCGAGTTCCACCCGGACGCCAACAAGGGTGACGCCAAGGCGGAGGACCGCTTCAAGGACATCTCCGAGGCGTACGACGTGCTCTCGGACGACAAGCGCCGCAAGGAGTACGACGAGGCCCGCAGCCTGTTCGGCTCCGGGGGCTTCCGCTCCGGCGGGCCCGGCGGCGGCGCCTCCTTCGACTTCGGCGACCTCTTCTCCGGCTCCGCCCAGGGCGGCAGCGGCGGTATCGGCGACGTGTTCGGCGGCCTGTTCAACCGCGGCGGCCGACAGGCCCAGCCGCGCCGGGGCGCGGACGTGGAGACCGAGGTCACCCTCTCCTTCGAGGAGGCCGTGGACGGCGCCACCGTGCCGCTGCGGATGACCAGCCAGGCCCCCTGCAAGGTCTGCGCCGGCACCGGCGCCAAGGCCGGCACCACCCCCCGGGTCTGCCCCACCTGCGTGGGCGCGGGCACCGTGAGCCGGGGCCAGGGCGCCTTCGCGCTCTCCGAGCCCTGCCGCGACTGCAAGGGCCGCGGCATGCTGGTCGACGACCCGTGCACCGAGTGCCACGGCAGCGGCCGGGCCTCCTCGGCCCGCACCATGCAGGTCCGCATCCCGGCCGGCGTCCAGGCCGACCAGCGCATCCGGCTCAAGGGCAAGGGCGCCCAGGGCGAGCGCGGCGGGCAGCCGGGCGACCTCTACGTCACCGTGCACGTCGACCCCCACCCGGTCTTCGGCCGCAAGGGCGACAACCTGACGGTCACCGTGCCGGTGTCCTTCCCCGAAGCCGCTCTGGGCGGCACCATCGAGGTGCCCACCCTGGCCGGCCCGTCGGTCAAGCTCCGCCTCCCGGCGGGCAGCGCCAACGGACTCACCCTCCGCGCCCGGGGCAAGGGCGCCACCCGCAAGGACGGCACCCGCGGCGACCTGCTGGTCACCGTGGAGGTCGCGGTCCCGAAGAGCGTCGAGGGCGACGCCCTGACGGCCCTGGAGCAGTATCGCGAGGCCACCGCCTCGGACGACCCACGAGCCGACCTCTTCCGGGCGGCGGAGGGAGCGTGA
- a CDS encoding heat shock protein transcriptional repressor HspR: MNSQEPIGPGPGLGEGLPGGTRRASAPRVTYQLTEETPVYVISVAAELSGLHPQTLRQYDRLGLVCPDRTAGRGRRYSARDIQQLREVQRLSQDEGINLAGIKRIIELENQVAALQSRITELAATLDATASSLQQREAAVHASYRRDLVPYQSVQQSSALVVWRPKR; the protein is encoded by the coding sequence ATGAACAGCCAGGAACCGATCGGTCCGGGCCCCGGCCTCGGCGAGGGCCTGCCCGGCGGCACCCGCCGCGCCTCGGCGCCCCGGGTCACCTACCAGCTCACCGAAGAGACGCCCGTCTACGTCATCTCGGTGGCCGCCGAGCTCTCCGGCCTGCACCCCCAGACCCTCCGCCAGTACGACCGCCTCGGCCTGGTCTGCCCCGACCGCACGGCCGGCCGCGGCCGCCGCTACTCGGCCCGCGACATCCAGCAGCTGCGGGAGGTCCAGCGCCTCTCCCAGGACGAGGGCATCAACCTGGCCGGCATCAAGCGCATCATCGAGCTCGAGAACCAGGTGGCCGCCCTCCAGTCCCGGATCACCGAACTGGCCGCCACCCTCGACGCCACCGCCAGCTCCCTCCAGCAGCGCGAGGCCGCCGTCCACGCCTCCTACCGCCGCGACCTCGTCCCCTACCAGTCCGTCCAGCAGTCCAGCGCCCTGGTCGTCTGGCGGCCGAAGCGCTGA
- a CDS encoding helix-turn-helix domain-containing protein: MTETDEPGLTTGGLGVLSTEARELYRSVMRAHGRLRPADTDEAVRGCLHELTDIGLLVPDTDNPDVLVAIDPEQLSVRLSTTWQRKALDLLNRAVSLPAELQELAESFRVPEQTGGTIEYVRGKVLINQRLGQLVSSCMEEMLAAQPGGPRPPEALAGVIDRDLEMLRRGADIRTIYHPSTRYHPPTRDYVAAIAEHGGQVRTLDEPYTRLIVIDRRTAVIPVAEDLNLAAFIHDQAVISYLVEEVFERNWSRGLDFDGTRTVPPQVVSRLRQTIIDLLLKGINHRVIARRLGISERTLARHIAEMREEYHVESLFQLGYVLARTNPEVVESTEAFG, encoded by the coding sequence ATGACTGAGACGGACGAGCCCGGGCTCACCACCGGCGGTTTGGGAGTTCTCTCCACCGAGGCCAGGGAGCTCTACCGATCGGTCATGAGAGCCCACGGTCGGCTCCGTCCGGCGGACACCGACGAGGCCGTGCGCGGCTGCCTGCACGAGCTGACGGATATCGGCCTGCTCGTGCCGGACACCGACAATCCCGACGTGCTGGTCGCCATAGATCCGGAGCAGCTGTCCGTCCGTCTCAGCACCACCTGGCAGCGCAAGGCGCTGGACCTGCTCAACCGGGCCGTGTCGCTGCCCGCCGAGCTCCAGGAGCTCGCCGAGTCCTTCCGGGTGCCGGAGCAGACCGGGGGCACGATCGAGTATGTCCGAGGCAAAGTGCTGATCAACCAGCGTCTCGGCCAGCTGGTCAGCAGTTGCATGGAGGAAATGCTGGCCGCCCAACCCGGCGGGCCGCGTCCCCCTGAGGCACTGGCCGGCGTGATCGACCGGGATCTCGAAATGCTGCGCCGCGGCGCCGACATCCGGACGATCTACCACCCGAGCACCCGGTACCACCCGCCGACCCGGGACTACGTTGCCGCGATAGCCGAACACGGCGGTCAAGTACGGACACTCGACGAGCCCTACACGCGACTTATCGTGATCGACCGTCGAACTGCCGTGATTCCGGTGGCCGAGGATCTAAACTTGGCCGCGTTCATTCACGATCAGGCCGTCATAAGCTACCTTGTGGAAGAGGTATTCGAGCGGAACTGGAGTCGGGGGTTGGACTTTGACGGAACACGGACAGTTCCGCCACAAGTCGTTTCCCGCCTGCGTCAGACGATCATCGATCTCCTGCTGAAGGGGATCAACCACCGCGTTATCGCCCGACGCCTGGGCATCAGTGAGCGCACCTTGGCCCGCCATATCGCTGAGATGCGCGAGGAGTACCACGTGGAGTCGCTCTTCCAGCTGGGCTACGTCCTGGCCAGGACCAACCCCGAAGTCGTCGAGTCGACCGAAGCCTTCGGGTGA
- a CDS encoding LuxR family transcriptional regulator: protein MSDVDGLLPDEAERALYLAVLEKGGRVLLRDVTAEDMPAALRLMEIGLLVHYRPDESLSAVNPRAIGEKIGTELRSAGMRLLARAEETPALLAELVHHYDLAERRTGHIGAVSHIEDPEEIRHRLTQLETELRYEAMSAQAEQTRPAAHLAEMRDRIRGFLDRGGVARTIYRAEVKADPATVEYAATVSEWGYRIRVLSEPFTRVLIFDRRVAVIPAAADNSSAAFVEDPAVVDFLVGVFERDWARAEPVWWETLAEPGDGTPVHEQVGRLLAQGLTQRAVANRLGLSERTVAGHIARLRELYDADTLYQLGWLMRGQRGGEPR, encoded by the coding sequence GTGAGTGACGTGGACGGGCTGCTGCCCGACGAGGCCGAGCGGGCGCTCTACCTGGCGGTGCTGGAGAAGGGCGGGCGGGTGCTGCTGCGGGACGTGACGGCCGAGGACATGCCTGCAGCGCTGCGCCTGATGGAGATCGGACTGCTGGTCCACTACCGGCCGGACGAGTCGCTGTCGGCGGTGAACCCGCGTGCGATCGGAGAGAAGATCGGCACCGAGCTGCGGTCGGCCGGGATGCGGCTGCTAGCCCGGGCGGAGGAGACACCGGCGCTGCTGGCGGAGTTGGTGCACCACTACGACCTGGCGGAGCGGCGGACGGGCCACATCGGCGCGGTCTCCCACATCGAGGACCCGGAGGAGATCCGGCACCGGCTCACCCAGTTGGAGACCGAGCTCCGGTACGAGGCGATGTCCGCACAGGCGGAGCAGACCAGGCCCGCCGCCCACCTCGCGGAGATGCGGGACCGGATCCGCGGGTTCCTCGATCGCGGCGGGGTCGCGCGCACGATCTACCGGGCGGAGGTGAAGGCGGATCCGGCCACGGTGGAGTACGCGGCCACGGTGAGCGAGTGGGGGTACCGGATCCGAGTGCTCAGCGAGCCGTTCACCCGGGTGCTGATCTTCGACCGGCGGGTGGCGGTGATTCCGGCGGCGGCGGACAACAGCAGCGCGGCCTTCGTCGAGGACCCGGCGGTGGTGGACTTCCTGGTGGGGGTCTTCGAGCGGGACTGGGCGCGGGCGGAGCCGGTGTGGTGGGAGACGCTGGCCGAACCGGGGGACGGGACACCGGTGCACGAGCAGGTCGGGCGGCTGTTGGCGCAGGGGCTGACGCAGCGGGCGGTGGCGAACCGGCTGGGGCTCAGCGAGCGGACGGTGGCGGGGCACATCGCCCGGCTGAGGGAGCTTTACGACGCCGATACGCTCTATCAGCTTGGATGGCTGATGAGGGGTCAGCGCGGCGGAGAGCCGCGCTGA
- a CDS encoding LuxR family transcriptional regulator, with the protein MSEADLLAVATTEAELAVYADILNEGGRVPFHAVAGADAAVVLRLIELGLLVHNLADASLSAVNPRAVGERIAAELRSTGTRLFTRAEEVPTLLTEFAEAYDRAPRPTDHLGEVRHISDFEEIRHRIIQIEAECREEILAAQPGHRPPQHMDAAADRARDVLERGCAMHVLYGREARVDPATAEYVATVTGWGMKLRVLREPFSRLMIFDRRVAVVPAAPENSSAAFIEDPVVVTFLVSVFQRDWERAEPGRPHGVDDPAVTPAHEHVGRLLAQGLTQRAVASRLGLSERTVAGHIARLRELHDAQTLFQLGWLMRGE; encoded by the coding sequence GTGAGTGAGGCGGACCTGCTCGCGGTGGCGACCACCGAGGCCGAACTCGCGGTCTACGCAGACATCCTGAACGAGGGTGGCCGGGTGCCGTTCCACGCGGTGGCCGGTGCGGACGCGGCCGTCGTGTTGCGACTGATCGAACTGGGACTACTCGTCCACAACCTCGCCGACGCCTCCCTCTCGGCGGTGAACCCCCGGGCGGTCGGCGAGCGGATCGCCGCCGAACTCCGCTCCACCGGGACCAGGCTGTTCACCCGGGCCGAGGAAGTGCCCACCCTGTTGACGGAGTTCGCCGAGGCCTACGACCGTGCGCCACGCCCCACCGACCACCTCGGCGAGGTCCGGCACATCAGCGACTTCGAGGAGATCCGGCACCGGATCATCCAGATCGAGGCCGAGTGCCGGGAGGAGATCCTCGCCGCTCAACCGGGGCACCGACCGCCGCAGCACATGGACGCGGCAGCCGACCGTGCCCGCGACGTTCTGGAGCGCGGCTGCGCCATGCACGTGCTCTACGGGCGAGAAGCCAGGGTCGACCCCGCCACGGCCGAGTACGTCGCCACCGTGACCGGTTGGGGCATGAAGCTCCGCGTCCTCCGCGAGCCCTTCTCACGGCTGATGATCTTCGATCGTCGGGTCGCGGTCGTTCCGGCAGCCCCCGAGAACAGCAGTGCGGCCTTCATCGAGGACCCTGTGGTGGTCACCTTCCTGGTCTCGGTCTTCCAGCGCGACTGGGAGCGGGCCGAGCCCGGTCGCCCACACGGCGTGGACGACCCCGCGGTCACCCCGGCTCACGAGCACGTCGGGCGGCTGCTGGCACAGGGGCTGACGCAGCGGGCGGTGGCGAGCCGACTCGGCCTCAGCGAGCGGACGGTGGCTGGGCACATCGCCCGGCTGCGGGAGCTGCACGATGCACAGACGCTGTTCCAGTTGGGCTGGTTGATGCGCGGTGAGTGA
- a CDS encoding helix-turn-helix domain-containing protein, with protein MEADRQLRPAPSVPDEAARAFYLAVLAEGGRIARDETAEADRESIDQLLAVGLLISNPLDRSYVAVSPREVGVRLSADLRREATRLLLRSDELPTELGALTRAYEAKPWVLEPGQQTSYVEGREEIRQRIAQLVSESKSELITVQPGPRLVGTIELALQQDLAFVRRGGSLRTLYQPVVLDQPETVSYAAAVSAHGAGIRVLDEPLERMIVIDRSIAVISAAEDHSRAAFVAEPATLAFLVRAFERTWARAEAVRWGELPDPQQRTHTQIGRLLAQGLTQRAVATRLGLSERTVAAHIARLRDRHGAQTLFQLGWAMRGE; from the coding sequence GTGGAAGCGGACCGTCAACTCCGCCCGGCCCCGAGCGTCCCCGACGAAGCGGCCCGCGCGTTCTACCTCGCCGTGCTGGCGGAGGGGGGCCGAATCGCCCGGGACGAGACGGCGGAGGCCGACCGGGAGTCGATCGACCAGTTGCTCGCGGTGGGGCTGCTGATCTCCAATCCGCTGGACCGCTCGTACGTGGCGGTCAGCCCTCGTGAGGTGGGCGTGCGGCTCAGCGCCGACCTGCGCCGGGAAGCCACCCGGTTGTTGCTCCGTTCCGACGAGCTGCCTACCGAGTTGGGTGCGCTCACCCGCGCGTACGAGGCCAAGCCGTGGGTGCTCGAACCGGGGCAGCAGACGAGTTACGTGGAGGGGCGGGAGGAGATCCGGCAGCGGATCGCCCAACTGGTCTCCGAGAGCAAGTCGGAGCTGATCACCGTCCAGCCGGGGCCCCGTCTGGTCGGGACGATCGAACTGGCCCTCCAGCAGGACCTCGCCTTCGTGCGGCGTGGCGGGAGTCTGCGCACTCTCTACCAACCAGTGGTGCTCGACCAGCCGGAGACCGTCTCCTACGCGGCCGCCGTCTCGGCGCACGGCGCCGGCATCCGGGTACTGGACGAACCGCTGGAGCGGATGATCGTCATCGACCGCTCGATCGCCGTGATCTCGGCTGCCGAAGATCACTCCCGGGCCGCCTTCGTGGCGGAGCCGGCCACCCTGGCCTTCCTGGTCCGCGCCTTCGAACGGACCTGGGCCCGCGCCGAAGCCGTCCGCTGGGGCGAGCTCCCCGACCCCCAGCAGCGCACCCACACCCAGATCGGCCGCCTCCTCGCCCAAGGCCTCACCCAACGCGCCGTCGCCACCCGCCTCGGCCTGAGCGAGCGGACGGTGGCGGCCCACATCGCCCGGCTGCGCGACCGGCACGGGGCGCAGACGCTGTTCCAACTGGGGTGGGCGATGCGCGGTGAGTGA
- a CDS encoding TDT family transporter, whose amino-acid sequence MATVTAPSTTAGTPGATLTGFRLDLGQLGPNWYAAVMGTAITANGAAALPLHLPGLIGFAQLVWALSLAMLLTLVAGRAVHFLRHRESARAMLLDNPATAVFYGCPPMALLAVGYGTLAVGAPLIGSSAAVAIDAVLWTVGTVYAVVVAAGIPFLMLTRHRLSALEANPTWALPAVAPVVAGALGPALVPHLPEGAARAGMFYACLALLGAGLIGTLVMLPIVFTGLVHSKLPSLVLTPSLFLVLGPLGQSTTAVNQLADAAKLAAPDLATTVLHLAVLYGVVVMGFALLWLAVAAVANLRAWRAEMPFAMTWWAFTFPVGTMVTGAAGLARHTGFGPIGGLAVGLWVLLVLAWGVASVRTVAAVADGRLLR is encoded by the coding sequence ATGGCCACCGTCACCGCACCCAGCACCACCGCCGGCACCCCCGGCGCCACCCTCACCGGCTTCCGGCTCGACCTCGGGCAGCTCGGCCCCAACTGGTACGCCGCCGTGATGGGCACCGCGATCACCGCCAACGGCGCGGCCGCGCTGCCGCTGCACCTGCCGGGGCTGATCGGCTTCGCCCAGCTGGTGTGGGCGCTCTCGCTGGCCATGCTGCTCACCCTGGTGGCCGGCCGGGCCGTGCACTTCCTCCGACACCGCGAGTCGGCCCGCGCCATGCTGCTCGACAACCCCGCCACCGCCGTGTTCTACGGCTGTCCGCCGATGGCCCTGCTGGCTGTGGGCTACGGCACGCTGGCCGTCGGTGCCCCGTTGATCGGCAGCTCGGCCGCCGTCGCGATCGACGCCGTGCTCTGGACCGTCGGCACCGTCTACGCCGTGGTGGTGGCCGCCGGCATCCCCTTCCTGATGCTCACCCGGCACCGGCTCTCCGCCCTGGAGGCCAACCCCACCTGGGCCCTGCCCGCCGTCGCCCCGGTGGTGGCCGGCGCCCTCGGCCCCGCCCTGGTGCCCCACCTCCCGGAGGGCGCCGCCCGGGCCGGGATGTTCTACGCCTGCCTCGCCCTGCTCGGCGCCGGCCTGATCGGCACCCTGGTGATGCTGCCGATCGTCTTCACCGGCCTGGTGCACAGCAAGCTGCCCAGCCTGGTGCTGACCCCTTCGCTCTTCCTGGTGCTCGGCCCGCTGGGCCAGTCCACCACCGCCGTCAACCAGCTCGCCGACGCCGCCAAGCTGGCCGCCCCCGACCTGGCCACCACCGTGCTGCACCTCGCCGTCCTGTACGGCGTCGTGGTGATGGGCTTCGCCCTGCTCTGGCTGGCGGTGGCCGCCGTCGCCAACCTGCGGGCCTGGCGCGCCGAGATGCCCTTCGCGATGACCTGGTGGGCCTTCACCTTCCCGGTGGGCACCATGGTGACCGGCGCGGCCGGCCTGGCCCGCCACACCGGCTTCGGCCCGATCGGCGGTCTGGCGGTGGGGCTCTGGGTGCTCCTGGTCCTCGCCTGGGGCGTCGCCTCCGTCCGCACGGTGGCGGCGGTGGCCGACGGGCGACTGCTGCGCTGA
- a CDS encoding LysR family transcriptional regulator produces MTGATPTSPPDASGGAGSPHGTSPGNLPGNPPGNSRSNLPGNPPGGGAAGPPPGRRARSSATPLRFESPHRPPPALSARVPELGALELLLAVARLGSVGRAAAELGVSQPAASARIKGMERQIGVPLLERSPRGSQPTQAGRLVVEWARNVVEAARSLDAGIDALREHRDTRLRVVASLTVAEYLMPGWLLALHEASPETAVTLRTANSADVAAHVLAGDADLGFVEGPGTPPGLSGAVVAADRLVVVVGPGHPWARRRTPLTGRQLAETPMVVREPGSGTREVLDRALAPYGGTATPRLELASSTALKAAAMTGAGPVCLSELAVMEELATRRLVEVPVEGIDLHRPLRAVWPAGQRPAGPARELLGLTRRLTRRG; encoded by the coding sequence ATGACCGGCGCCACCCCCACAAGCCCACCCGATGCCTCCGGCGGAGCCGGCAGCCCGCACGGCACCTCACCCGGCAACCTGCCTGGCAACCCACCTGGTAACTCACGCAGCAACCTGCCCGGCAACCCACCTGGCGGCGGCGCTGCGGGCCCACCCCCGGGCCGGCGGGCCCGCAGCAGTGCCACCCCGCTCCGGTTCGAGAGCCCGCACCGGCCCCCGCCGGCCCTCTCCGCCCGGGTGCCGGAGCTCGGTGCGCTGGAGCTGCTGCTCGCGGTGGCGCGGCTGGGCAGCGTCGGCCGGGCGGCGGCCGAGCTCGGGGTGAGCCAGCCGGCCGCGAGCGCGCGGATCAAGGGGATGGAACGGCAGATCGGGGTGCCGCTGCTGGAGCGCTCGCCGCGCGGCTCGCAGCCCACCCAGGCCGGGCGGCTGGTGGTCGAGTGGGCCCGGAACGTGGTGGAGGCGGCCCGTTCGCTGGACGCCGGGATCGACGCGCTGCGCGAGCACCGGGACACCCGGCTGCGGGTGGTGGCCAGCCTGACGGTGGCCGAGTACCTGATGCCCGGCTGGCTGCTGGCCCTGCACGAGGCCAGCCCGGAGACGGCGGTGACGCTGCGCACGGCCAACTCCGCCGACGTCGCGGCGCACGTACTGGCCGGCGACGCCGACCTCGGCTTCGTCGAGGGCCCGGGCACCCCGCCCGGCCTCTCCGGCGCGGTGGTCGCGGCCGACCGGCTGGTGGTCGTGGTCGGCCCGGGCCACCCGTGGGCCCGGCGGCGGACTCCGCTCACCGGCCGCCAGCTGGCCGAGACCCCGATGGTGGTGCGCGAGCCGGGCTCGGGCACCCGCGAGGTGCTGGACCGGGCGCTCGCCCCGTACGGCGGCACCGCCACACCCCGGCTGGAGCTGGCCTCCTCCACGGCGCTCAAGGCCGCCGCGATGACCGGCGCCGGGCCGGTCTGCCTGAGCGAGCTGGCGGTGATGGAGGAGCTGGCCACCCGGCGGCTGGTCGAGGTCCCGGTGGAGGGCATCGATCTGCACCGCCCGCTGCGCGCCGTCTGGCCGGCCGGCCAGCGCCCGGCGGGCCCGGCCCGCGAGCTGCTCGGCCTGACCCGCCGGCTCACCCGTCGGGGGTGA